In Brevibacillus brevis NBRC 100599, a single genomic region encodes these proteins:
- a CDS encoding methyltransferase domain-containing protein: MEGSYQIANIATNVEVEIERLKSQVELFWEKELKHYIEFGLTDRMSVIELGSGPGFVMEKVMQAFPNGRVTGLEIDPLLVDYSRNYLTQKHSDRFEIVAGSIMETGLPSDSYDFAITRLVLEHLPDPVGAVREVARLLKPGGRAVFIDNDFEMHIMTTPHVPELRELYDAYCAARYAEGGNPKIGRELPTVLKQGGLGKIDFEVIGAHSELLGYEMFLKSEGVGIPVQLVRDGYLSSKALGKLSVAWRNMLNTEGHSILRQLYMAVGEKSV; this comes from the coding sequence ATGGAAGGTTCTTATCAAATCGCAAACATTGCAACGAATGTTGAGGTAGAAATAGAACGCTTGAAATCGCAGGTGGAATTGTTTTGGGAGAAAGAGCTGAAGCATTATATCGAGTTTGGTCTGACAGATAGGATGTCGGTCATAGAGCTGGGCTCGGGCCCGGGATTCGTGATGGAAAAGGTCATGCAGGCGTTTCCAAATGGCAGAGTGACGGGATTGGAGATTGATCCTCTTCTCGTTGATTATTCCAGAAACTATTTGACGCAAAAGCATTCGGATCGATTTGAGATCGTCGCGGGATCGATTATGGAAACGGGTTTACCTAGCGATTCCTATGATTTTGCCATTACGCGCCTCGTATTGGAGCATTTACCCGACCCAGTCGGTGCGGTTCGTGAAGTGGCGAGGTTGTTAAAGCCAGGTGGCAGGGCCGTATTCATCGACAATGATTTCGAGATGCACATTATGACCACCCCGCATGTACCAGAATTGAGAGAGCTGTATGATGCCTACTGTGCGGCACGCTATGCGGAAGGCGGCAACCCAAAAATCGGTCGTGAACTGCCAACAGTGCTCAAGCAAGGCGGACTTGGAAAAATAGATTTCGAAGTTATTGGCGCTCATAGTGAGCTACTCGGGTACGAAATGTTTCTAAAGTCGGAGGGTGTAGGCATTCCAGTGCAGCTGGTGCGTGACGGTTATTTATCCAGCAAGGCGTTGGGTAAGTTATCTGTAGCATGGCGAAACATGCTGAATACGGAAGGACATTCTATTCTCAGACAGCTTTACATGGCTGTTGGTGAGAAATCGGTGTAG
- a CDS encoding alpha/beta hydrolase, translated as MNLELELVEYHPQGVSNEAPLLFVHGACHGAWCWEKNFLPYFADKGFSSYAVSLRGHGESDGFDNLHTYTLQDYTDDVLEVIGRLKNKPVLIGHSMGGGIAQKILHQYPDIISGTVLVASIPPHGGMRDLFRLMFKNFKEAMQLFTYNEKRDASLLANVFFSKELPMEKKDEWVKLLQPESLKARTEMNGKIVPKTISPKAPMLVLGSKQDRMISEKTTRRIGKTYGIEPVLFPNISHDMMLDPEWEAVAGEILAFLNKSISERRR; from the coding sequence ATGAATTTGGAACTAGAACTAGTAGAATACCATCCGCAGGGCGTTTCTAACGAAGCGCCTCTTCTTTTTGTGCATGGAGCATGTCATGGAGCATGGTGTTGGGAAAAAAACTTCCTTCCTTATTTTGCGGACAAAGGTTTTTCTTCTTATGCGGTGAGCCTTCGTGGACACGGTGAAAGTGACGGCTTTGACAATCTTCATACTTATACACTACAGGATTACACGGATGATGTTCTTGAAGTGATCGGGCGTCTAAAAAACAAGCCAGTGCTGATCGGGCACTCCATGGGCGGAGGCATCGCGCAAAAGATCTTGCATCAGTACCCAGATATCATCTCGGGTACCGTTCTCGTTGCCTCAATTCCTCCGCATGGCGGGATGCGTGACTTATTCCGATTGATGTTCAAAAACTTTAAAGAAGCTATGCAGCTGTTTACATATAACGAAAAAAGAGATGCCTCACTGCTTGCCAATGTCTTTTTTTCCAAGGAGCTACCGATGGAAAAAAAGGACGAGTGGGTGAAGCTCTTGCAGCCTGAATCACTGAAAGCAAGAACCGAGATGAATGGAAAAATTGTTCCCAAAACCATCAGTCCGAAAGCTCCGATGCTGGTCCTCGGCTCTAAGCAGGATCGGATGATTTCGGAGAAAACAACGCGCCGAATTGGCAAAACATACGGAATCGAGCCCGTTCTGTTCCCAAATATCAGTCATGATATGATGCTTGATCCTGAATGGGAAGCTGTTGCTGGCGAGATTTTGGCTTTTTTAAACAAATCGATATCTGAACGGCGGAGGTAA
- a CDS encoding SDR family NAD(P)-dependent oxidoreductase translates to MKVLFHSFHDVETIVKEVMTDLVKATTNPLDFDKSFVELGISSVLSVEMVEILNEKLGIDLGIEAIFDHENTKLLAAHIFEKYQSASRTQSDSGLSTIASKIRKIVAQLLDTPVETLNFDKSFIELGIHSVLAVELIEAINADLGIHLGVEVIFDYPEVGELAEYISLQFATEIAANDSQIPPTVFENEIRHSDIAIIGIAGRFAGSNSVEEFWEHIASGDSCIEEITRSGWEADQYYGGLLKDIDQFDASFFNISADEAKSMDPQQRLFLQESYKAFEDSGYSVDQLAGRKVGVFVGGRRSDYQEKSMLAEGVSSQTMLGNEMSMLGARLSYFLNLKGPSLAVDTACSSALVAIHLACDSLRRGETEMALAGGVAIHSSPEFFMMSSKMGVVSPDGTCNTFDNDANGMVFGEGVGAVVLKPVAKAVEDGDHIYAIIKGSTVNQTGKSNGITAPSMLAQKELIVDAYENAGVDPETISYIETHGTGTQLGDPIEVKALIEAFRSFTDKVQFCAIGSHKPNIGHTTMTSGLASLFKVVMAMKYKKIAPTISVKEVNKHIKLTGSPFFINTELMEWNTSDATPRRAGVSALGSNGTNCHLILEEAPTLQPQSGYQQAGAYYLFPFSAKSQSALTQKLDEMSQWLAKEAGRFHEQDISYTLFTGRSHFSHRCMFIAKDVDELRQKISEVMETGAAADYFVQDETDVRLEKSLKEFGEKLMAEVAENRSLSNQTRKEKLSTLADLFVKGYKLDWSSFYKNGRYNRVPLPAYPFRGERYWLPKSERQNRLPNTHPELWKEMDELLAKLLWAQMQSIGWFTDTSVNVADLKAKTSFPQRYEKWLEESMAMLARHGYLDGFDGEQCLVVNPTLIEVEAVWEEWDRRKVAWREDANLEVRIRLLEATMKSLPLIVTGKKLATDVMFPGSSMELVQPIYKNNPVADHYNEVLAETVAAYVEERVKKDPSAKIRIIEIGAGTGGTSTFVFEKLKAYQPFMEEYCYTDISKAFLMFAQKEYGPHVPYLTYQIFNVEASFAEQGVREGYYDLVIAANVLHATKDIRKTLRHTKAVLRENGLVLLNEISSNSLFLHLTFGLLEGWWLSEDTDVRIPGSPALTPACWQTVLESEGFHTISFPAREAHDLGQQIVIGKSDGVLHPDVRIDSTVSPIVRETVQQAKVEGKVYSQPAPQNIPSQSVVTEQTVTDYVKDMIIEKLGTALEVDVDSIDVEEPFRDYGLDSILGVRLVQEINQALMIEIETTILFDYSSVNQLTGYILSAYKEVIAQALGQKISLSEQREDSVPAIQTETSVLSAPVLSEETGSVSEKASSPTEPIAIIGMSGTFASSGNTDDLWDHLVNGSDLLRKVTRWDLSAYGLDEAEGYQYGGLVENIDLFDPLFFNISGLEADYMDPQQRFFLEESWKALEDAGYAGQGVQGIQCGVYAGCAKGDYDRLVGENPPAQAFWGNMESIVPARVAYHLDLQGPAVTIDTACSSSLVAIHMACQALRTGEIDMALAGGVFIQSTPGFYLSAKRAGMLSPTGRCHTFDERADGFATGEGAGVVVLKRLSEAIACGDHIYGVIRGSGINQDGTTNGITAPSAKSQERLERNVYDTFDINPEQITMVEAHGTGTKLGDPIEYQALTRAFRAYTDKKEFCAIGSIKTNIGHTQIAAGVAGVIKILLSLKHKKIAPTLHFEEGNANIKFADSPFYVNKSLQEWSVEPQAKRCAAISSFGASGTNAHMVIEEAPQVERNHAKKPGYLLVLSARTFEQLRQQVAQLLSFCEKAPETDCGNISYTLLVGRKHFHHRFSCLVQNTAELVQLLKKWLETGKASQAYVSELHEKDHREQIALKRYGNQSIENLHVTSQTSEYLEQLSVIAELFVQGYGLDYDKLFANDQYSRIPLPTYPFAKERHWVLESEPKAIAARRAANTITASVIHPMLHQNTSTFSEQRFSSTFTGEEFFLADHVVKGQRVLPGVAYLEMARSAMEHAVGEDVHGNTSMKLQNVIWARPIVVGDQPVRVHTGLVLEEDGEVSYQIYSEAEGSDAEIVVHSQGNAVLTPRSELHMLDLPVLQEQCSEQVISSEEFYEFFSAIQIDYGSGHKGIDKVYVGPGQVLAKLILPLSVTGSVDQFVLHPSLMDSALQASVELTLSSRHVMSSDSLAKRKPVMPFALEEMEIIRPCTSEMWAYVRYSDGSQAGNKVEKYDIDLCDDIGTICVRMKGFTSRVLEREIQTDRTAAKGAVETASESLIGTMLLSPVWEEVVVAHGSETPLASDRILIVCADDENRSLVQQRYPQAAVMEITPAESIDELAVKLEQIGSIDHIIWMAPWIDLEYLAEEALIIEQERGVFHVFRLLKALLKLGYDTKELGWSLVTFQTQPIHPNDVVNPIHASLYGLVGSMAKEYTNWRIRLVDLEAGRAWPIEDVFTLPPDAEGNATVYRGGKWYRQELIPLRQMEREQASCRQGGVYVVIGGAGGIGDVWSEYMISTYQAQIIWIGRREKNAEIQAKVDRLAKLGPAPVYIAADATNRKSLYFAYEEIKKRYKQVNGVIHSAIVLLDKSLANMDEERFRAGLSAKVDVSVRIAQVFDREPLDFVMFFSSINSFTKSPGQSNYASGCTFKDIFAHQLSLHSLSAVKVMNWGYWANVGIVATKDYQERMAQAGLGSIEPREAMAALENLLAGPINQVALVKTTKSQALVKVNPDKSIYIYPEKLVSHIERVKNEMPKLEFSSQRRQSEMEAYK, encoded by the coding sequence ATGAAGGTACTTTTTCATTCATTTCATGATGTGGAAACGATAGTGAAAGAAGTAATGACCGACTTAGTAAAAGCTACGACGAATCCCTTGGATTTCGATAAAAGCTTTGTGGAATTAGGTATCAGCTCGGTATTGTCTGTAGAAATGGTAGAGATATTGAATGAGAAGCTAGGCATAGACTTGGGGATTGAGGCCATTTTTGATCATGAGAATACCAAGCTGCTAGCCGCGCACATTTTCGAGAAATATCAGTCAGCAAGCCGTACCCAGTCCGATAGCGGTTTATCAACGATTGCGAGCAAGATAAGGAAAATCGTGGCTCAGCTATTGGATACACCTGTGGAAACCTTGAACTTTGATAAAAGCTTCATTGAGCTCGGTATCCATTCTGTATTGGCGGTCGAATTAATAGAAGCGATCAATGCTGACTTGGGGATTCATCTTGGCGTAGAAGTTATTTTTGATTATCCAGAGGTGGGGGAGCTGGCGGAATATATCTCTCTGCAATTTGCAACGGAGATAGCAGCAAACGACAGCCAAATCCCGCCAACTGTTTTCGAAAACGAAATTCGCCACTCTGATATTGCGATCATCGGTATAGCAGGCAGATTTGCTGGCTCGAATTCAGTGGAAGAGTTTTGGGAGCATATAGCATCTGGCGACAGTTGTATCGAGGAAATAACACGCAGCGGTTGGGAAGCGGATCAATATTACGGTGGGCTTCTCAAGGACATTGATCAATTTGACGCATCCTTTTTCAACATTTCCGCCGATGAAGCAAAAAGTATGGACCCCCAACAACGGTTGTTCCTGCAAGAATCCTATAAAGCTTTTGAAGATAGCGGATATTCGGTTGACCAGTTAGCAGGGAGAAAAGTAGGTGTGTTTGTTGGAGGGCGTCGTTCAGACTACCAAGAGAAATCCATGCTGGCCGAAGGTGTCTCTTCACAAACGATGCTAGGCAATGAAATGTCGATGCTAGGAGCAAGACTCTCCTATTTTTTAAATCTCAAGGGACCCAGTCTTGCTGTAGATACAGCTTGTTCTTCTGCTTTGGTAGCCATTCATTTGGCTTGCGACAGTCTTCGCAGGGGAGAAACCGAAATGGCTCTTGCAGGCGGCGTCGCGATTCACAGCTCCCCTGAATTTTTTATGATGTCCTCGAAAATGGGGGTGGTCTCACCGGATGGAACATGCAACACCTTTGACAATGATGCAAATGGCATGGTGTTTGGAGAAGGCGTTGGGGCGGTCGTACTAAAACCAGTTGCGAAAGCAGTGGAAGACGGCGACCATATTTATGCAATCATCAAGGGCTCAACGGTGAATCAGACAGGAAAGTCAAACGGGATTACCGCACCGAGCATGCTTGCCCAAAAAGAATTGATTGTGGATGCCTATGAAAATGCAGGGGTTGATCCAGAGACGATCAGTTATATCGAAACGCATGGGACAGGCACGCAGCTGGGTGACCCTATTGAAGTGAAAGCATTGATTGAAGCGTTTCGTTCATTTACGGATAAAGTACAATTTTGCGCGATTGGCTCACATAAGCCCAACATCGGTCATACCACGATGACGTCGGGACTGGCGAGTTTGTTTAAAGTGGTCATGGCGATGAAATATAAGAAGATCGCTCCGACGATCAGCGTCAAGGAAGTCAATAAGCATATCAAATTGACCGGGAGTCCTTTTTTCATCAATACGGAGCTCATGGAGTGGAATACGAGTGATGCCACTCCGCGAAGAGCAGGTGTGAGCGCTTTGGGCTCGAACGGAACCAATTGTCATCTGATTTTGGAAGAAGCACCTACGCTACAACCGCAATCAGGCTATCAGCAAGCAGGAGCCTATTACTTGTTCCCGTTTTCAGCCAAGAGCCAGTCAGCTCTCACGCAAAAACTGGATGAAATGTCCCAATGGTTAGCAAAAGAAGCGGGACGTTTTCACGAACAAGATATTTCTTATACCTTGTTCACAGGGAGAAGTCATTTTTCGCATCGTTGCATGTTTATTGCCAAGGACGTAGATGAATTACGGCAAAAAATCTCGGAAGTAATGGAAACAGGAGCAGCTGCTGACTATTTTGTCCAGGATGAAACAGACGTGCGGCTAGAAAAGAGCTTGAAAGAGTTCGGAGAAAAATTAATGGCAGAAGTAGCAGAGAACCGTTCGCTATCCAACCAGACAAGGAAAGAAAAGCTGTCCACGCTTGCAGATTTATTTGTAAAAGGATACAAGCTGGATTGGAGTTCTTTCTATAAAAACGGCAGATACAACCGGGTTCCTCTGCCCGCCTATCCATTTAGAGGGGAGCGCTATTGGCTGCCCAAATCCGAGAGACAGAATCGCTTGCCCAATACTCATCCCGAATTGTGGAAGGAGATGGACGAGCTTCTCGCCAAGCTGTTATGGGCGCAAATGCAGTCCATCGGTTGGTTTACTGACACGAGCGTGAATGTCGCTGACCTCAAGGCAAAAACAAGCTTCCCTCAGCGTTATGAAAAATGGTTGGAAGAGAGCATGGCGATGTTAGCCCGTCACGGCTATCTCGATGGCTTTGATGGAGAACAATGCCTGGTGGTCAATCCGACTTTGATCGAAGTAGAAGCGGTATGGGAAGAATGGGATCGACGTAAGGTGGCATGGCGAGAAGATGCCAATCTGGAAGTGCGGATCAGATTGCTGGAAGCCACGATGAAATCTCTGCCGCTCATTGTAACAGGAAAGAAGCTTGCTACAGATGTCATGTTTCCAGGCTCTTCTATGGAATTGGTACAACCTATCTATAAAAATAACCCGGTGGCAGATCACTACAATGAAGTGCTCGCGGAAACAGTCGCAGCCTATGTGGAAGAACGGGTGAAAAAAGATCCTTCTGCAAAAATTCGCATCATAGAGATCGGGGCGGGGACGGGCGGAACGAGCACGTTTGTGTTTGAAAAGCTGAAGGCTTATCAGCCGTTTATGGAAGAATATTGCTATACCGACATCTCCAAAGCATTTTTGATGTTCGCACAAAAGGAATATGGACCGCATGTTCCGTATTTGACCTATCAAATTTTTAATGTGGAAGCGTCTTTTGCGGAGCAAGGGGTTCGAGAGGGCTACTACGATCTGGTGATTGCGGCTAATGTGTTGCATGCCACCAAAGATATTCGCAAAACCTTGCGCCATACCAAAGCTGTTTTACGAGAGAACGGTTTGGTTCTTTTAAATGAGATTAGCAGTAATTCCTTGTTCCTTCATCTGACCTTTGGTCTTTTGGAGGGCTGGTGGCTGTCTGAAGATACAGATGTACGTATTCCTGGTTCTCCTGCCTTAACTCCGGCATGTTGGCAAACGGTACTGGAAAGTGAAGGATTTCACACGATCTCTTTTCCAGCTCGGGAAGCGCATGATCTGGGACAACAGATTGTCATTGGAAAAAGCGATGGCGTCCTTCACCCTGATGTTCGTATCGATTCGACTGTTTCGCCGATCGTACGCGAGACTGTACAGCAGGCAAAAGTAGAAGGAAAAGTCTATTCGCAGCCTGCACCGCAAAACATTCCAAGTCAATCTGTAGTGACCGAGCAGACGGTGACGGATTATGTGAAGGATATGATTATTGAAAAGCTGGGTACCGCATTGGAAGTCGATGTTGATTCGATCGATGTGGAAGAGCCTTTCAGAGATTATGGATTGGATTCGATTCTTGGCGTTCGATTGGTGCAAGAGATCAATCAAGCGTTGATGATCGAAATTGAGACGACGATTCTTTTTGATTACAGTTCAGTAAATCAACTTACAGGCTATATTTTGTCTGCGTACAAAGAGGTTATTGCTCAAGCGTTAGGGCAGAAGATCAGTCTATCCGAGCAGAGGGAAGATTCCGTCCCTGCTATTCAGACCGAGACATCTGTCCTTTCAGCACCTGTGCTTTCAGAGGAAACAGGGAGTGTGTCAGAAAAAGCTTCGTCCCCCACGGAACCCATTGCGATTATTGGAATGAGTGGTACGTTCGCCTCATCTGGCAACACTGACGACTTATGGGATCACTTGGTGAACGGCTCGGATTTGCTTCGGAAAGTGACTCGCTGGGATTTATCAGCGTACGGCTTGGACGAGGCAGAGGGCTATCAATACGGCGGGCTTGTAGAAAATATTGACTTGTTTGATCCGCTTTTTTTCAATATCTCCGGTTTGGAAGCTGACTATATGGACCCGCAGCAACGCTTCTTTTTGGAGGAATCCTGGAAGGCGTTGGAGGATGCTGGCTATGCGGGTCAGGGTGTGCAAGGAATCCAATGCGGCGTCTACGCGGGATGCGCCAAAGGTGATTACGATCGTCTCGTGGGAGAGAATCCTCCTGCCCAAGCCTTCTGGGGAAATATGGAGTCTATTGTGCCTGCCCGGGTTGCTTATCATCTGGACTTGCAGGGACCTGCTGTCACGATTGATACGGCTTGCTCCAGTTCCTTGGTGGCGATTCATATGGCGTGTCAAGCCTTGCGGACAGGTGAGATCGACATGGCATTGGCAGGTGGTGTCTTCATTCAATCAACGCCAGGCTTTTATTTGTCTGCCAAGCGAGCAGGGATGCTGTCACCGACAGGGCGCTGCCACACGTTTGATGAGCGGGCAGATGGTTTTGCGACGGGGGAAGGCGCTGGTGTCGTTGTACTGAAACGTCTCTCGGAAGCGATCGCTTGCGGTGATCATATTTATGGTGTCATTCGAGGCTCGGGAATCAATCAGGATGGAACGACGAATGGGATTACTGCACCGAGTGCGAAGTCTCAGGAACGCTTGGAACGCAATGTATATGATACATTCGACATCAATCCTGAGCAAATTACAATGGTCGAGGCGCATGGAACAGGGACCAAGCTGGGAGATCCGATTGAGTATCAAGCACTTACCCGCGCCTTTCGAGCCTATACGGATAAAAAAGAATTTTGTGCGATTGGATCGATCAAGACAAATATTGGTCATACCCAGATCGCAGCAGGTGTTGCAGGGGTCATCAAAATCCTTTTGTCATTGAAGCACAAAAAAATCGCGCCAACCCTGCATTTTGAAGAGGGGAATGCCAACATTAAGTTTGCAGACAGCCCTTTTTATGTCAATAAAAGCCTGCAGGAATGGTCAGTGGAGCCGCAAGCCAAACGATGTGCTGCGATCAGTTCCTTCGGAGCCAGCGGTACGAATGCGCATATGGTAATCGAAGAGGCGCCGCAGGTAGAGCGGAATCATGCAAAAAAACCGGGCTATTTACTTGTGCTGTCGGCGCGTACTTTTGAACAGTTGCGTCAGCAGGTTGCCCAATTGCTTTCGTTTTGTGAAAAAGCACCGGAGACGGATTGTGGAAATATCAGCTATACGCTGTTAGTAGGCAGAAAGCATTTCCATCACCGCTTCTCTTGCCTTGTTCAAAATACAGCCGAGCTTGTCCAGCTTTTGAAAAAGTGGCTGGAAACAGGAAAAGCATCACAGGCATATGTTTCTGAGTTACATGAAAAAGATCATCGTGAACAAATCGCCTTGAAACGCTACGGAAATCAAAGCATCGAGAATCTACATGTAACGAGTCAGACGAGCGAATATTTGGAGCAGCTATCTGTGATCGCGGAATTGTTTGTGCAGGGATATGGATTAGACTATGACAAGCTGTTTGCGAACGATCAGTATTCGCGTATTCCACTTCCCACGTATCCTTTTGCCAAGGAACGCCATTGGGTACTGGAGAGTGAACCAAAAGCAATTGCTGCAAGGAGAGCGGCAAATACCATCACAGCATCCGTGATCCATCCCATGCTGCATCAGAACACGTCTACTTTCTCCGAGCAACGGTTTAGCTCTACCTTCACAGGAGAAGAGTTTTTCTTGGCGGATCACGTAGTCAAAGGGCAGCGGGTATTACCGGGAGTTGCCTATCTGGAGATGGCAAGAAGCGCGATGGAGCACGCTGTAGGAGAAGACGTCCACGGGAATACGTCGATGAAACTACAGAATGTCATATGGGCTCGTCCGATCGTTGTAGGCGATCAGCCTGTTCGGGTACATACGGGCCTCGTACTCGAAGAAGATGGTGAGGTATCCTACCAAATTTATAGCGAGGCAGAGGGCAGTGATGCCGAGATCGTGGTACACAGTCAAGGTAATGCTGTGCTTACTCCTCGCTCAGAGTTGCACATGCTTGATTTACCCGTTTTGCAAGAGCAGTGCAGCGAGCAGGTGATTTCATCCGAGGAATTCTATGAGTTCTTCAGTGCGATTCAAATTGATTATGGATCCGGACATAAAGGAATAGACAAGGTATATGTCGGGCCTGGACAAGTCTTGGCAAAGCTGATTTTACCGTTATCGGTCACCGGGTCAGTGGATCAGTTTGTCTTGCATCCAAGCTTGATGGATTCAGCGTTGCAGGCATCTGTGGAGTTGACACTTTCTTCTCGTCACGTGATGTCGTCTGACAGTTTGGCAAAACGCAAGCCAGTGATGCCTTTTGCCCTGGAGGAAATGGAAATCATCCGCCCGTGCACCTCTGAAATGTGGGCATACGTGCGCTACAGCGACGGTAGCCAAGCAGGGAATAAGGTAGAAAAATACGATATCGACCTATGTGACGACATAGGAACAATTTGTGTACGGATGAAGGGATTTACATCTCGGGTATTGGAAAGAGAGATCCAAACAGATCGTACAGCAGCAAAAGGGGCAGTTGAGACCGCAAGCGAATCGCTGATTGGAACCATGCTGCTGAGTCCTGTTTGGGAAGAGGTTGTAGTCGCTCATGGTTCGGAAACGCCACTTGCAAGCGATCGTATTCTGATTGTTTGTGCAGATGACGAGAACCGAAGCCTTGTTCAACAACGCTATCCGCAGGCAGCTGTTATGGAGATTACGCCTGCAGAAAGTATAGATGAACTAGCTGTGAAGCTGGAGCAGATTGGTTCGATTGATCATATCATCTGGATGGCGCCATGGATTGATTTGGAATACCTCGCAGAAGAGGCCCTGATCATCGAGCAGGAGCGCGGTGTATTTCATGTATTTCGTTTGCTAAAAGCGCTGCTCAAGCTGGGCTACGATACCAAGGAGCTAGGATGGAGTCTCGTAACCTTCCAGACTCAACCGATTCATCCGAACGATGTGGTGAACCCTATTCATGCCAGTCTTTACGGTTTAGTTGGTTCGATGGCAAAAGAATACACGAACTGGCGTATCCGACTGGTTGATCTGGAAGCGGGTCGTGCTTGGCCTATAGAGGATGTTTTCACACTTCCGCCAGATGCTGAGGGGAATGCAACGGTTTATCGCGGAGGGAAATGGTATCGTCAGGAATTAATTCCCTTGCGTCAAATGGAAAGGGAACAGGCTTCCTGCAGGCAGGGGGGAGTCTATGTGGTGATCGGAGGCGCTGGCGGTATTGGCGATGTCTGGAGCGAGTACATGATCAGCACCTATCAAGCCCAAATCATCTGGATTGGACGCCGAGAAAAAAATGCAGAGATCCAAGCCAAAGTGGATCGACTTGCAAAGCTCGGACCTGCTCCTGTCTATATCGCGGCGGATGCGACGAATCGCAAGTCCTTGTATTTTGCTTATGAAGAAATCAAAAAAAGATATAAACAAGTGAACGGAGTCATTCATTCCGCAATTGTTCTGCTAGATAAAAGTCTCGCGAATATGGACGAGGAGCGCTTCCGTGCGGGGCTTTCGGCAAAGGTAGATGTAAGTGTGCGGATTGCTCAAGTATTTGATCGGGAGCCGTTGGATTTTGTCATGTTCTTTTCATCGATCAATTCATTTACCAAGTCGCCTGGACAAAGCAATTATGCGTCAGGTTGTACGTTTAAGGATATATTCGCGCACCAGCTATCGTTGCATAGCCTTAGTGCAGTGAAGGTAATGAATTGGGGATACTGGGCGAACGTGGGCATTGTTGCCACCAAGGATTATCAGGAGAGGATGGCACAGGCAGGATTAGGCTCCATTGAACCTCGTGAAGCGATGGCGGCTTTGGAAAACCTGCTTGCAGGACCGATCAATCAAGTCGCTTTGGTGAAAACAACGAAATCACAGGCCTTGGTTAAAGTAAATCCGGATAAATCCATTTACATCTATCCTGAAAAGCTAGTATCCCACATCGAACGTGTAAAGAATGAGATGCCCAAACTAGAGTTTTCGTCTCAACGCAGACAATCTGAAATGGAGGCTTATAAATGA